The following are from one region of the Gaiellales bacterium genome:
- the mutM gene encoding bifunctional DNA-formamidopyrimidine glycosylase/DNA-(apurinic or apyrimidinic site) lyase, which produces MPELPEVETVRRGLQPRLRDRTVVRADIRDGRLTAPVDPREVGMELDGERFADIGRRGKYLLFGLETGRTLVSHLRMTGWFHHRPPGGDDPPLTHVRAVFDLDDGSSLLYSDQRRFGTMRLLEPGELEEYLRLRAGPEPLSEEWTPTRFRADLRGRRAPIKALLLHQGIVAGVGNIYADEALWEARVHPLRPGGSLSAAQVRALQAAVVAALERGIQYQGASIRDYRGVDGERGGMQERFAVYGRTGEPCFRCGTPIQKIRVAQRGTHLCPRCTRRPSG; this is translated from the coding sequence GTGCCGGAGCTGCCCGAGGTCGAGACCGTCCGCCGCGGGCTGCAGCCGCGGCTGCGGGACCGCACCGTCGTGCGCGCCGACATCCGCGACGGCCGCCTGACGGCGCCGGTCGATCCGCGCGAGGTGGGCATGGAGCTCGACGGCGAGCGCTTCGCCGACATCGGCCGGCGGGGGAAGTACCTGCTGTTCGGCCTCGAGACCGGGCGCACGCTCGTCTCGCACCTGCGGATGACGGGATGGTTCCACCACCGCCCGCCCGGCGGCGACGATCCGCCCCTGACCCACGTGCGGGCCGTGTTCGATCTGGACGACGGCTCGTCGCTGCTCTACAGCGACCAGCGCCGCTTCGGCACGATGCGGCTGCTCGAGCCGGGCGAGCTCGAGGAGTATCTGCGGCTGCGGGCCGGCCCCGAGCCGCTCTCCGAGGAGTGGACGCCGACCCGCTTCCGGGCCGACCTGCGCGGCCGCAGGGCGCCGATCAAGGCGCTCCTGCTGCACCAGGGCATCGTGGCCGGCGTCGGCAACATCTACGCCGACGAGGCGCTGTGGGAAGCGCGCGTCCATCCGTTGCGGCCCGGCGGCAGCCTGTCGGCGGCCCAGGTGCGGGCGCTGCAGGCCGCGGTGGTCGCGGCGTTGGAGCGTGGGATCCAGTATCAGGGCGCCAGCATCCGCGACTATCGTGGCGTCGACGGGGAGCGCGGGGGGATGCAGGAGCGCTTCGCCGTCTACGGCAGGACCGGCGAGCCGTGCTTTCGCTGCGGGACGCCCATCCAGAAGATCCGCGTCGCTCAGAGGGGGACCCACCTATGCCCACGCTGCACCCGACGGCCCAGCGGGTAG
- a CDS encoding YbaK/EbsC family protein produces MPTLHPTAQRVAERLAAAGLDVTVVEHEESSRTAEEAAATAGCELGQIVKSLVFVDDAGPVLVLCAGDRRVDAAALGLRRAKPDVVREATGFAIGGVPPLGHPAPMRTLVDASLRRFETVWCAAGTPNAVFEVRTDALIAALPDAEVREVAEPE; encoded by the coding sequence ATGCCCACGCTGCACCCGACGGCCCAGCGGGTAGCGGAGCGGCTCGCCGCCGCCGGCCTCGACGTCACCGTCGTCGAGCACGAGGAGTCGAGCCGCACGGCCGAGGAGGCCGCCGCGACGGCCGGTTGCGAGCTCGGCCAGATCGTGAAGTCGCTCGTGTTCGTGGACGATGCGGGGCCCGTGCTCGTGCTGTGCGCGGGCGACCGCCGGGTCGACGCGGCCGCGCTCGGCCTGCGCCGGGCCAAGCCGGACGTGGTGCGCGAGGCGACCGGCTTCGCCATCGGCGGCGTGCCGCCGCTCGGGCATCCCGCGCCGATGCGGACGCTGGTGGACGCGTCCCTGCGGCGATTCGAGACGGTGTGGTGCGCCGCCGGGACGCCGAACGCGGTGTTCGAGGTGCGCACGGACGCCCTGATCGCCGCGCTGCCCGACGCCGAGGTGCGCGAGGTCGCCGAGCCTGAATAA
- a CDS encoding GNAT family N-acetyltransferase, whose protein sequence is MTGLTVRPARPTEYDALGDLTVAAYRSVPGDDHISPSYEQTLRDVAARAHDAVVLAAVDDDGTILGGVTYVPGQGPLAELERDGDAGIRMLAVSPAAHRRGVGRNLVAACIARAGAEGRSRIVLHTAASMTAAQALYMRFGFVRAPHLDGLVPAANLMAYTLDLNRG, encoded by the coding sequence ATGACCGGCCTCACCGTCCGCCCCGCCCGCCCCACCGAGTACGACGCGCTCGGCGACCTGACCGTCGCGGCGTACCGGTCGGTGCCCGGCGACGACCACATCTCCCCGAGCTACGAGCAGACCCTGCGCGACGTCGCGGCGCGGGCGCACGACGCCGTCGTGCTGGCGGCGGTGGACGACGACGGGACGATCCTCGGCGGCGTCACGTACGTGCCCGGGCAGGGGCCGCTGGCCGAGCTCGAGCGCGACGGCGATGCCGGGATCCGCATGCTGGCCGTGTCGCCGGCCGCGCACCGGCGCGGCGTCGGCAGGAATCTCGTCGCTGCGTGCATCGCCCGCGCCGGCGCGGAAGGGCGCAGCCGGATCGTCCTGCACACCGCTGCATCGATGACCGCGGCGCAGGCGCTCTACATGCGGTTCGGGTTCGTCCGGGCACCGCACCTCGACGGCCTCGTGCCGGCCGCGAACCTGATGGCGTACACGCTCGATCTGAACCGCGGCTAA
- the recO gene encoding DNA repair protein RecO, with product MGRTYRADAIVLRSMRFAEADRVLHLYTAERGRVNAIAKGVRKTTSRFGGRLEPLTRAALMLHEGRGELHTVSGADIISAHAAVRERPHALGIALIGAEAVLKLHPEPEPQPRVFDGLVRFLEVLDGPLPEETGNPAADALAVGFQLKLLLLAGYLPHLRSCASCGRDGPLVGYSAAAGGAVCELCSGGPEWFRLRPGSLETIEALIERPLRAGGLGPAAAADAVRVVEATYAHHGGFRMRTLHA from the coding sequence ATGGGACGCACGTACCGCGCGGATGCGATCGTCCTGCGCTCGATGCGGTTCGCCGAGGCGGACCGCGTGCTCCACCTCTACACCGCCGAGCGTGGGCGGGTGAACGCCATCGCCAAGGGCGTGCGCAAGACGACGTCGCGCTTCGGCGGGCGGCTCGAGCCGCTCACCCGCGCGGCGCTCATGCTGCACGAGGGCCGCGGCGAGCTGCACACCGTCTCGGGCGCCGACATCATCTCGGCGCACGCGGCGGTGCGCGAGCGGCCGCACGCGCTCGGCATCGCCCTGATCGGGGCCGAGGCGGTGCTGAAGCTGCACCCGGAGCCCGAGCCGCAGCCGCGCGTCTTCGACGGCCTCGTCCGCTTCCTCGAGGTGCTCGACGGGCCGCTGCCCGAGGAGACCGGCAATCCGGCCGCCGACGCGCTCGCGGTCGGCTTCCAGCTGAAGCTCCTGCTGCTCGCCGGCTACCTGCCGCACCTGCGCTCGTGTGCGTCGTGCGGGCGCGACGGGCCGCTCGTCGGCTACTCGGCCGCGGCGGGCGGCGCGGTCTGCGAGCTGTGCTCCGGCGGGCCGGAGTGGTTCCGGCTGCGTCCGGGCAGCCTCGAGACGATCGAGGCCCTGATCGAGCGGCCGCTTCGGGCCGGCGGGCTCGGGCCGGCGGCGGCCGCAGACGCGGTGCGGGTGGTCGAGGCGACCTACGCCCACCACGGCGGCTTTCGCATGCGCACGCTGCACGCCTGA
- a CDS encoding glycine--tRNA ligase subunit alpha — MAHTFQGMLSALQAYWEEQGCTIMQPYHTEVGAGTSNPATFLRVLGTRPWRTAYVEPSIRPDDGRYGENPFRFQQFYQYQVILKPAPADIQDLYLASLQAIGIDVPRHDVRFVEDNWENPSLGASGLGWEVWMDGMEITQFTYFQQAGGFDLDPISVELAYGTERLGMYLQGVRRAHDMQWSEHVRWSDVLLQNERQMSAYNYELADVDVYARHFDDFEAEARRCIEAGLPLPAYDCVLKCSHSFNLLDARRAVAVTDRADYILRMRRLAQAVARAYLEVEEPEAVA, encoded by the coding sequence ATGGCGCACACCTTCCAGGGCATGCTCTCGGCGCTCCAGGCCTACTGGGAGGAGCAGGGCTGCACCATCATGCAGCCGTACCACACCGAGGTCGGCGCGGGCACCTCGAACCCGGCCACCTTCCTGCGCGTCCTCGGCACCCGGCCCTGGCGCACCGCGTACGTCGAGCCGTCCATCCGCCCGGACGACGGCCGCTACGGCGAGAACCCCTTCCGCTTCCAGCAGTTTTACCAGTACCAGGTGATCCTGAAGCCGGCCCCGGCCGACATCCAGGATCTCTATCTGGCCTCGCTCCAGGCGATCGGGATCGACGTGCCCCGCCATGACGTGCGCTTCGTCGAGGACAACTGGGAGAATCCGTCGCTGGGCGCGTCCGGCCTCGGCTGGGAGGTGTGGATGGACGGGATGGAGATCACCCAGTTCACCTACTTCCAGCAGGCCGGCGGCTTCGACCTCGACCCGATCTCGGTGGAGCTCGCCTACGGCACCGAGCGGCTGGGGATGTACCTCCAGGGCGTGCGCCGCGCGCACGACATGCAGTGGTCGGAGCACGTCCGCTGGAGCGACGTGCTGCTCCAGAACGAACGCCAGATGTCGGCGTACAACTACGAGCTCGCCGACGTGGACGTCTACGCCCGCCACTTCGACGACTTCGAGGCCGAGGCCCGCCGCTGCATCGAGGCGGGCCTGCCGCTGCCCGCCTACGACTGCGTGCTCAAGTGCTCGCACTCGTTCAACCTGCTCGACGCCCGCCGGGCCGTCGCCGTCACCGACCGGGCCGACTACATCCTGCGAATGCGCCGGCTGGCCCAGGCGGTGGCGCGCGCCTATCTCGAGGTCGAGGAGCCCGAGGCCGTTGCCTGA